From Streptomyces sp. TLI_105, the proteins below share one genomic window:
- a CDS encoding GntR family transcriptional regulator, producing MDVSGTGGLTDDRVLLGRTSTAERVADILRTRIAEGYFPPGARLSEESIGGALGVSRNTLREAFRLLTHERLLVHELNRGVFVRVLAVGDVDDIYRTRRLVECAVVRGLGQPPFAVEGLAAAVAEGEAAARADDWTGVSTANIHFHRELVALAGSARTDELMRGVLAELRLAFHVVDDPRALHEPYLRRNREILDALRVGERASAERLLARYLDDSRTRVAAAYAQAVDDPTGPTG from the coding sequence GTGGACGTGAGCGGGACCGGCGGGCTGACGGACGATCGCGTGCTGCTCGGACGCACGAGCACGGCCGAGCGGGTCGCGGACATCCTGCGCACCCGGATCGCGGAGGGCTACTTCCCGCCCGGCGCCCGGCTCTCCGAGGAGAGCATCGGCGGCGCCCTCGGTGTGTCCCGCAACACACTCCGCGAGGCCTTCCGGCTCCTCACCCACGAGCGCCTGCTCGTCCACGAACTCAACCGGGGCGTCTTCGTCCGCGTCCTGGCCGTGGGTGACGTGGACGACATCTACCGCACCCGGCGGCTCGTCGAGTGCGCCGTCGTACGGGGCCTGGGGCAGCCGCCGTTCGCCGTCGAAGGCCTCGCCGCCGCCGTCGCCGAGGGCGAGGCCGCGGCCCGCGCCGACGACTGGACGGGCGTCTCCACGGCCAACATCCACTTCCACCGCGAACTCGTCGCCCTCGCCGGCAGCGCCCGTACCGACGAGCTGATGCGCGGCGTCCTCGCCGAACTCCGCCTCGCCTTCCACGTCGTCGACGACCCGCGCGCCCTGCACGAGCCCTATCTCCGGAGGAACCGGGAGATTCTGGACGCCCTGCGCGTCGGTGAACGGGCCTCGGCGGAGCGACTCCTCGCCCGCTACCTCGACGACTCCCGCACCCGGGTCGCCGCCGCCTACGCCCAGGCCGTCGACGATCCGACGGGCCCCACCGGCTGA